A window from Terriglobia bacterium encodes these proteins:
- a CDS encoding glycogen debranching protein, giving the protein MTTFRVPPGWCLATFIFLLCVSTLSLAQAAPRPLPKFPLSKTAMEIVRPAQPNQPFTVVGERGGIFGQQDGTFELWDFPVKVLRNFHITAELADYPVPIDLNQQAAVVQVEPDLTTITYAHAAITVKQHMFAVRGPDAAAGVVVLFEIHAVRPADITFSFDPVLQREWPAPNFGRPSASWNDFDGIGGYLLSTDNPKFFAALVMPGAQPGILPPYQEKPKYFPLQFKLHFDPKTESNFYFPLFAVVSDGSQPEGPAAIAALGKRVAQFYSGIAQAYQMTENYYSHFFDDKLTVSTPDPQFDNALRWAEISIDQMQVKHGSGKGLAAGWFSSGDSARPGFGWFFGRDTLWSLYAIDSYGDFGLARNALEFLMNRQRADGKMMHEYAQTADLVDWSALPYEYASADATPLFLMAMDDYVQASGDVTFLRQHWDNVRRAYAFMRGHDSDSDGIYDNSAGTGWVESWPPGMPHQEMYLASLDEQAENALAHMARLLGDRSLAQEAEQQASLVRSKLPEYLKDGFYAFSRNANGSFDTTATIFPSVAWWSGTLKLPGSDKMFERWASDEFSTDWGTRSVSDGSKIYDPISYHQGSVWPLFTGWVSLAEYRAGHSLSAYAHLMQNLDLTWAQDQGAVTELLSGRFFQPLGRSTAHQMWSSAMVISPSVRGLFGIEADVPNHVLRVSPQIPAAWDGASLHNVPFGPNHLDVDIVRKGTNLVVTVHSQIPIPLCLVTGGTSTAKCEAKPSGTQVANIPLPELEVGISPRLPLAGSETTEMKVLDQRYSSRSLAITLEAPASNTQHLNLRINNARLKKVTVEGGERKGDHLVVQFPAGSGYVQRVVTLSWR; this is encoded by the coding sequence ATGACCACTTTCCGGGTGCCGCCAGGCTGGTGCCTGGCGACTTTCATTTTCCTGCTATGCGTTTCGACTCTGTCTCTGGCGCAAGCTGCACCGCGACCGTTGCCGAAATTTCCATTGTCGAAAACTGCGATGGAGATCGTCCGCCCCGCGCAGCCCAACCAGCCTTTCACCGTCGTGGGCGAGCGTGGGGGCATTTTCGGCCAGCAGGACGGCACGTTCGAGCTGTGGGATTTTCCTGTGAAGGTGTTGCGGAATTTCCATATCACGGCGGAACTGGCCGATTATCCCGTTCCCATCGACCTGAACCAGCAGGCAGCCGTTGTGCAGGTCGAACCGGACCTCACCACCATCACCTACGCTCACGCTGCAATCACAGTGAAGCAACACATGTTCGCCGTGCGCGGCCCCGACGCCGCCGCGGGAGTGGTTGTGCTGTTCGAGATTCACGCCGTCCGTCCTGCCGACATCACCTTCTCGTTCGACCCTGTGTTGCAGCGCGAATGGCCGGCACCGAATTTCGGGCGCCCTTCCGCATCATGGAATGATTTTGACGGCATTGGCGGGTACCTGTTGAGCACCGATAACCCAAAATTCTTTGCCGCGCTCGTCATGCCCGGCGCGCAACCCGGAATACTGCCACCCTATCAGGAGAAGCCGAAGTATTTCCCCCTGCAGTTCAAATTGCATTTCGATCCGAAAACCGAAAGCAACTTCTATTTTCCTCTGTTCGCAGTCGTCTCCGATGGATCACAACCGGAGGGACCGGCCGCTATCGCGGCACTCGGAAAGCGGGTAGCGCAGTTCTACTCCGGCATCGCGCAGGCGTACCAAATGACGGAGAATTACTACAGCCACTTCTTCGATGACAAACTGACCGTCAGCACACCGGATCCGCAATTCGACAACGCGCTGCGCTGGGCCGAAATTTCTATCGACCAGATGCAGGTCAAGCATGGCTCCGGAAAGGGGCTCGCCGCCGGCTGGTTCAGCTCAGGCGACTCTGCCCGGCCGGGCTTCGGGTGGTTTTTCGGCCGCGACACGCTCTGGTCCCTGTACGCCATCGATAGCTACGGCGACTTCGGTCTCGCCAGGAACGCACTGGAATTCCTGATGAACCGGCAACGAGCCGACGGCAAAATGATGCACGAGTACGCGCAAACCGCGGACCTGGTGGACTGGTCCGCGCTGCCTTACGAGTACGCCTCCGCGGATGCCACGCCCCTGTTCTTGATGGCGATGGACGACTACGTCCAGGCGAGCGGTGATGTCACCTTCTTGCGCCAACATTGGGACAACGTGCGCCGCGCTTACGCGTTCATGCGCGGTCACGATTCCGATAGTGATGGCATCTACGACAACAGCGCGGGGACGGGCTGGGTTGAATCCTGGCCGCCGGGCATGCCGCATCAGGAGATGTATCTGGCATCGCTGGATGAGCAGGCGGAAAACGCGCTGGCTCACATGGCAAGGCTGTTGGGCGACAGGTCGCTCGCACAAGAGGCCGAGCAGCAGGCATCGTTGGTGCGCAGCAAACTGCCGGAGTATCTCAAGGACGGCTTTTACGCATTCAGCCGCAATGCCAACGGGAGCTTCGATACCACAGCGACGATTTTTCCGTCGGTGGCATGGTGGTCGGGGACGCTGAAGCTGCCCGGTTCTGACAAGATGTTCGAGCGCTGGGCCTCTGACGAATTCTCGACCGACTGGGGGACGCGTTCGGTGTCGGACGGGAGCAAGATCTACGATCCGATCAGCTACCACCAGGGATCGGTATGGCCGCTGTTTACGGGGTGGGTGTCGCTGGCCGAGTATCGTGCCGGCCATTCGCTGTCCGCCTACGCACACCTGATGCAAAACCTCGACCTGACATGGGCGCAGGACCAGGGAGCAGTGACGGAATTGCTTTCGGGCCGGTTTTTTCAGCCCCTCGGACGCAGTACTGCACACCAGATGTGGTCTTCGGCGATGGTAATCTCTCCTTCGGTGCGCGGATTATTCGGTATTGAGGCGGACGTCCCCAACCATGTGCTGCGAGTCTCCCCGCAAATTCCCGCTGCATGGGACGGCGCCTCGCTGCACAACGTGCCGTTTGGCCCGAACCACCTCGATGTTGATATCGTCCGGAAGGGAACGAACCTAGTGGTGACGGTACATTCACAGATCCCAATACCACTGTGTCTCGTGACCGGCGGCACTTCTACCGCAAAGTGCGAGGCCAAACCAAGCGGTACGCAGGTAGCGAATATTCCTCTGCCCGAACTTGAGGTGGGCATATCTCCCCGGTTACCGCTGGCGGGATCCGAGACGACCGAGATGAAGGTTCTGGATCAGCGCTATTCGTCGCGATCGTTGGCCATTACTTTGGAAGCGCCCGCCTCGAACACTCAACATCTGAACCTGAGAATTAACAACGCGCGACTGAAGAAGGTTACGGTGGAAGGTGGGGAACGGAAAGGGGACCATCTTGTCGTCCAGTTCCCCGCCGGGTCGGGCTATGTGCAGCGCGTTGTCACGCTAAGTTGGCGGTAA
- a CDS encoding cold shock domain-containing protein gives MQGAVKWFNDSKGFGFITPDGGGKDVFVHHTSISGEGFRSLGEGDRVEFETEQGQKGPQAKNVKKI, from the coding sequence ATGCAAGGTGCAGTTAAGTGGTTCAACGACTCGAAGGGTTTCGGCTTTATCACACCTGACGGCGGTGGCAAGGATGTCTTCGTACACCACACTTCGATCTCCGGGGAGGGTTTTCGGTCATTAGGCGAAGGTGACCGGGTGGAGTTTGAAACCGAGCAGGGACAAAAGGGGCCCCAAGCAAAGAACGTCAAGAAGATCTGA
- a CDS encoding metallopeptidase family protein produces the protein MERERFAKVVEEVLDSLPQEFRDRIRNVAVLVEDLPHDQPRPQPKRPRRLLLGLFHGVPTTKKSVFDLPTGPDYVVLYQKNIEAVCSSEAEIREQIRRTVIHELGHYFGMDENQLKDV, from the coding sequence ATGGAGCGTGAACGATTCGCGAAGGTGGTAGAGGAGGTGCTCGACTCTCTGCCGCAGGAGTTTCGTGATCGCATCCGGAATGTCGCCGTCCTAGTAGAGGACCTACCCCACGATCAGCCACGACCTCAGCCCAAGAGGCCAAGGCGGTTGCTTCTGGGACTCTTCCACGGCGTGCCAACGACTAAGAAGAGCGTTTTCGACTTGCCGACCGGGCCCGATTACGTCGTGCTCTATCAGAAGAATATTGAGGCTGTGTGTTCTAGTGAGGCAGAAATCCGGGAGCAAATACGCCGGACGGTAATCCATGAGCTAGGTCACTACTTTGGAATGGACGAGAACCAACTGAAAGATGTTTAG